One genomic region from Candidatus Bathyarchaeia archaeon encodes:
- a CDS encoding ATP-dependent DNA ligase — protein sequence MSIVKPPTIKELIEAYGSQREAVLHLIEAGFSPEQIEWQTGIPYYLIRLYMEGKEPRKDMPFSKMVEVYERLAVLRGKKGKETELAKFFQTSELSLEVKARLALGTITDESLKVGPGLVERSLSLATGVSKSEVRKLLIDYGEHGEVAYLLKKPSEPKLFVNEVYEAIRLLPRLKGVKERELYVASLLRAATPQEAKYIVRLLLGDLKLGYYASTVMRAAARAYQVPVELIQNACAIMGIAEGISLASEGLPKLAEVKMRPGQFIRPQLAHLYEPDKVVYPVRAEYKIDGSRLQIHKWGTQTWIFSRRGVEKSQTLPEIVEIAKKFNAQSCIVDGEVLAIDQNGKPLPFQVMLERTVPRELTPEELAERMEKVRVTYRAFDILFLNGRELTGLPLYERRKYLMEVVPPEYLAEGVECQNEVELMRFYDEALKKGFEGIVVKDLNAPYEIGQRTYTWLKLKPERDTIDCTIIKALYGKGRRAGLYSSFLLAVRDPKEKRLYTIGKVSNLPEQTMDTIATIVERTKTSEDDEGVFVKPTVVVEVTYQEIQETDEYTSGYALRVPKIVRFRTDKTIEEIDTVEKLKKLYELQYERYPMQSI from the coding sequence ATGTCAATAGTTAAGCCGCCAACAATAAAAGAGCTGATAGAGGCCTATGGCTCACAGAGGGAGGCTGTCCTCCACCTAATTGAGGCCGGCTTCTCTCCGGAACAAATAGAATGGCAGACTGGCATACCATACTATCTTATACGCTTATACATGGAGGGGAAAGAGCCCAGAAAAGACATGCCCTTCTCAAAAATGGTTGAGGTTTACGAGCGGCTAGCAGTGCTCCGCGGAAAAAAGGGGAAAGAGACGGAGCTAGCCAAATTCTTCCAGACATCGGAGCTTTCCCTTGAGGTTAAGGCGCGCCTAGCCTTGGGAACAATAACTGACGAAAGCCTAAAAGTTGGACCAGGATTGGTAGAGCGAAGCCTAAGCCTAGCCACCGGTGTTTCAAAAAGCGAGGTTAGGAAACTCCTTATTGATTATGGGGAGCACGGTGAGGTGGCTTATCTCCTTAAAAAGCCTTCAGAGCCAAAACTTTTCGTAAATGAGGTTTATGAGGCGATTAGGCTTCTTCCAAGACTTAAAGGCGTTAAGGAACGCGAACTCTACGTTGCAAGCCTTCTGCGGGCTGCAACGCCACAGGAGGCAAAATACATTGTTCGGCTCTTATTGGGCGATTTGAAGCTTGGCTACTATGCAAGCACAGTCATGAGGGCTGCGGCGAGAGCCTACCAAGTCCCAGTGGAGCTAATCCAAAACGCGTGCGCCATAATGGGTATAGCTGAAGGAATAAGCCTAGCCTCTGAAGGGCTGCCAAAACTGGCAGAGGTGAAAATGCGTCCCGGGCAGTTTATAAGACCTCAGCTAGCCCATCTATACGAGCCGGACAAAGTCGTCTACCCAGTTAGAGCTGAATACAAAATCGATGGAAGCCGCCTCCAAATCCACAAGTGGGGAACCCAAACATGGATTTTCTCAAGGCGTGGAGTTGAAAAGTCGCAGACGCTGCCGGAAATTGTGGAAATAGCCAAGAAATTTAATGCCCAAAGCTGCATTGTGGACGGCGAAGTCTTAGCCATAGACCAGAATGGTAAACCCTTGCCCTTCCAAGTCATGCTAGAAAGAACTGTGCCAAGGGAACTGACACCGGAAGAACTTGCAGAAAGGATGGAAAAAGTTCGAGTCACATATAGAGCCTTCGACATCCTCTTTCTAAATGGACGAGAACTCACCGGCTTGCCACTTTATGAGAGACGCAAATACCTAATGGAAGTTGTCCCACCAGAATATCTCGCAGAGGGCGTTGAGTGCCAAAATGAGGTTGAGCTTATGCGCTTCTACGATGAAGCCCTAAAGAAGGGCTTCGAGGGTATAGTTGTGAAAGACCTAAATGCGCCATACGAGATTGGACAGCGCACCTACACATGGCTTAAGCTGAAACCAGAACGCGACACAATAGACTGCACAATAATAAAAGCCCTATATGGGAAGGGAAGACGCGCAGGCTTATACTCATCCTTCCTATTAGCGGTTCGAGACCCTAAAGAAAAGAGGCTCTATACCATAGGAAAAGTTTCAAACCTTCCAGAACAAACCATGGACACCATCGCAACAATTGTTGAGAGGACAAAAACCAGCGAAGACGACGAAGGAGTATTTGTAAAGCCAACTGTTGTTGTGGAAGTTACATATCAAGAAATTCAAGAAACAGATGAATACACAAGCGGCTACGCCTTAAGAGTGCCT
- a CDS encoding ATPase domain-containing protein, with protein MVEENDIVEFLKAHGGQASLSEIAEGLGIPKYGPKSAYALLQSLKNKGVVERRGELWALTVEEAKPKPIEKPAEVPAKPPEAVQPKPEAVAPEIESLVRAMAQTLAEAMKSVRAPADEWELATKPMTTRIEEGKEKLSTLVLKPDEAIEAKKPLLGFPTGTFLDQLFLTPDGKSLGGIPICGQFAITGLPGAGKSILVEEIAVRVAASGRKVLYATAEDTWKSATPRFDLQSRLKQKADILGLDWSKIRENLFVLDTVAYPELRDWNTFAETYRYVAEKEKIELAIIDSVTVLEAYRGALKYRVMELARYNQVHGITALYVNQRSSEVWDSYDMAGGIGLAHNLDGTIIVDYGRVYWYDQQVDLGVDRGEFVRIARVLDCRMCNFERRRIRVDITKDGFLRAIEPIPKTQEAETK; from the coding sequence ATGGTTGAGGAAAATGACATAGTTGAGTTTCTCAAAGCCCACGGCGGACAAGCCTCCCTAAGCGAGATTGCAGAGGGCTTGGGCATACCAAAGTATGGACCAAAATCCGCCTATGCACTTCTGCAGTCCCTTAAGAATAAGGGGGTTGTGGAGCGTCGAGGCGAGCTATGGGCGCTCACAGTTGAAGAGGCAAAGCCAAAACCGATAGAGAAGCCAGCGGAAGTCCCAGCAAAGCCTCCGGAAGCCGTGCAGCCGAAACCCGAAGCCGTCGCTCCAGAAATTGAGAGCCTTGTTAGGGCTATGGCTCAAACGCTTGCAGAAGCCATGAAAAGTGTCAGGGCACCAGCAGACGAGTGGGAGCTTGCCACAAAACCTATGACAACAAGAATTGAGGAGGGCAAAGAGAAGCTAAGCACACTCGTGCTTAAGCCAGACGAGGCGATAGAGGCAAAAAAGCCTCTACTAGGCTTTCCGACAGGCACCTTCCTAGACCAGCTCTTCCTAACACCAGACGGAAAAAGCCTTGGAGGAATCCCAATATGTGGGCAGTTTGCCATTACCGGTTTGCCCGGGGCTGGAAAATCCATACTTGTTGAAGAGATAGCTGTGAGGGTGGCTGCCTCGGGCAGAAAGGTTCTTTACGCGACGGCTGAGGACACGTGGAAGAGCGCCACTCCACGTTTTGATTTGCAGTCTAGGCTTAAGCAGAAAGCTGACATTTTGGGCTTGGATTGGAGTAAGATACGTGAAAATCTCTTTGTTTTGGATACTGTGGCTTACCCCGAGCTCCGCGACTGGAACACTTTCGCGGAGACATATCGCTATGTAGCCGAAAAAGAGAAGATTGAACTAGCCATAATAGACTCTGTCACTGTGCTGGAAGCCTACCGCGGAGCCCTAAAATACCGTGTCATGGAGTTAGCCCGCTACAATCAAGTGCATGGCATAACAGCCCTCTACGTGAACCAGAGAAGCTCAGAAGTTTGGGACAGCTATGATATGGCTGGCGGAATAGGCTTAGCCCACAACCTAGACGGAACAATAATAGTGGATTATGGGCGTGTCTACTGGTATGACCAGCAAGTGGATTTGGGCGTTGACAGAGGAGAATTCGTCCGCATAGCCCGCGTCCTAGACTGCCGCATGTGCAACTTTGAACGCCGAAGAATAAGAGTTGACATAACAAAAGACGGCTTTTTAAGGGCGATAGAGCCCATACCAAAAACCCAAGAAGCCGAAACAAAGTAG
- a CDS encoding response regulator, producing MGESARILVVDDDESVRKILKTVLEYVGYTVNTAKTGEEALKIAKARHPNLTLVDYSLKEMELTVFLKKISRMAPSTQVIVVTDKPSLRKVMEMVSKVGKRPYPYLLKPFDMETAIDIIREQLKRQRWRKRGKSVTIEFVKPIEKRV from the coding sequence ATGGGTGAAAGTGCCAGAATCCTCGTTGTCGACGACGATGAGAGTGTAAGAAAGATTTTGAAGACAGTCCTTGAATATGTTGGCTACACCGTTAACACGGCAAAAACAGGAGAAGAAGCCCTAAAAATAGCCAAGGCAAGACACCCCAACCTTACCCTCGTAGATTACTCCCTAAAAGAAATGGAATTAACGGTTTTTCTAAAAAAGATTAGTAGAATGGCGCCTTCAACCCAAGTCATTGTTGTTACTGACAAGCCTTCACTTAGAAAAGTCATGGAGATGGTTAGCAAAGTTGGTAAGAGGCCCTATCCCTACTTGCTAAAGCCCTTTGATATGGAAACAGCAATAGACATAATTAGGGAGCAGCTTAAAAGGCAGCGGTGGAGAAAAAGAGGAAAAAGCGTGACCATAGAGTTTGTCAAGCCCATTGAAAAGCGCGTTTAA
- a CDS encoding PAS domain S-box protein, producing MNKNLRDVLAGPEAFKNLVENASLPIAISDTRGRFVYVNRALADALGFQPEEVVGKTFMEFLHPEDKFRVMRLFLRIIALKRQPRALEFRVVCKGGQVRHFISKPTRFIVGGKTLGFQALMTEITELKRMEAQLREANRRFKMLLENAMEGITIVDPNENIIFANRAFAEMLGYDEEEIRGMSLLKFVDEDGFRKISEETEARRKGLVSRYELTLYRKDGKPRFVQVSASPLWNEDGSYAGALAIIMDITERRKMEAALKESEEKFRNIFENANDGFIYLDQHGRILDANRKTVEVLGCRKEEIVGKHFTELQAIPRDELQKVIGAFSAALMEKISYANFTVVGSDGKERLLESSASIIKVGDKISGVLIIARDVTEREQMREKLEEYSRRLEALVEERTKQLREAQERLLRAERLAAIGQVAAMVGHDLRNPLTSIAGAAYYLKKKLWQNMDTKAKKMLRIIERDVEYSNNVLADLLDYSREIKLNFTETTPKALLMEALSTLKVPRKIVVVDEATSDPIIVDKERMTRVFINIIKNAIAAMPKGGRLTISSRKNDDFMEISFADTGVGMSKEVLEKLWTPFFTTKAKGLGLGLPICKRIIEAHDGRITVESTPNRGTTFTVMIPVKPQKEREEEEKVWVKVPESSLSTTMRV from the coding sequence ATGAATAAGAATTTGAGGGATGTTCTGGCTGGTCCTGAAGCCTTCAAAAACCTAGTGGAGAATGCATCTTTGCCCATAGCCATATCAGACACTAGGGGGCGCTTTGTCTATGTTAATAGGGCGTTGGCTGATGCCTTGGGCTTTCAACCAGAAGAGGTTGTGGGCAAGACCTTCATGGAGTTTCTTCATCCAGAAGACAAGTTTAGAGTCATGCGCCTTTTCCTAAGGATAATCGCTCTAAAAAGGCAGCCTCGAGCCCTAGAGTTCCGCGTCGTATGCAAAGGTGGACAAGTTCGCCATTTCATCTCTAAACCCACAAGATTCATTGTTGGCGGCAAAACCTTGGGCTTTCAAGCGTTAATGACGGAAATTACAGAGCTTAAGAGGATGGAGGCGCAGCTAAGGGAGGCGAATAGGCGTTTTAAAATGCTTCTGGAAAACGCCATGGAAGGAATAACAATAGTTGACCCAAACGAGAACATAATTTTCGCTAACAGAGCCTTCGCCGAAATGCTTGGCTATGATGAGGAAGAAATCCGCGGCATGAGTCTTCTAAAGTTTGTTGATGAGGATGGCTTTAGAAAGATAAGTGAGGAAACTGAAGCTAGGAGAAAAGGGCTTGTCAGCCGTTATGAGCTAACCTTGTATCGGAAGGATGGAAAGCCACGTTTTGTCCAGGTTTCAGCTTCACCCCTCTGGAACGAGGATGGAAGCTATGCTGGTGCCTTGGCAATCATTATGGACATTACTGAACGTAGAAAAATGGAAGCAGCCTTAAAGGAGTCTGAAGAAAAATTCAGAAACATTTTCGAGAACGCCAACGACGGCTTTATTTATTTAGACCAGCACGGGAGAATTTTAGATGCAAATAGAAAAACCGTGGAGGTTTTGGGCTGTAGAAAAGAGGAAATCGTGGGAAAACATTTCACCGAGCTACAAGCGATTCCCCGCGATGAATTGCAAAAGGTTATTGGTGCATTTTCCGCCGCTCTTATGGAGAAAATCAGTTACGCCAACTTCACAGTTGTTGGAAGTGATGGAAAAGAACGCCTACTAGAAAGCTCCGCATCCATTATAAAAGTTGGGGATAAAATATCCGGTGTCCTAATTATTGCCAGAGATGTCACTGAAAGGGAGCAGATGCGAGAAAAGCTTGAAGAGTATTCTAGGCGGCTGGAAGCCCTTGTTGAGGAGAGGACAAAACAACTGCGGGAAGCTCAGGAAAGACTTCTCCGAGCGGAGAGGCTTGCCGCTATTGGGCAGGTGGCAGCAATGGTTGGTCACGACTTGCGAAATCCTTTGACAAGCATAGCTGGCGCCGCTTACTATTTGAAGAAAAAGTTATGGCAGAATATGGATACAAAAGCCAAGAAGATGCTTAGAATAATCGAGAGGGATGTAGAGTACTCTAACAATGTTCTGGCTGACTTGCTTGACTATTCAAGGGAGATTAAGCTGAACTTTACGGAGACAACCCCTAAAGCTTTGCTAATGGAGGCTTTATCCACCCTTAAAGTGCCCAGAAAAATTGTGGTTGTTGATGAGGCTACTAGCGACCCTATAATAGTGGATAAGGAGAGAATGACAAGGGTTTTTATCAACATAATCAAGAACGCCATTGCCGCCATGCCGAAAGGTGGAAGACTCACAATATCCAGCAGAAAAAACGATGATTTTATGGAAATTTCTTTTGCAGATACAGGTGTGGGCATGTCGAAAGAGGTTTTAGAAAAACTTTGGACGCCCTTTTTCACAACAAAGGCTAAGGGTTTAGGACTAGGCTTGCCCATATGCAAACGCATTATTGAGGCGCATGATGGCAGAATCACCGTGGAAAGCACCCCTAACAGGGGCACAACATTCACAGTGATGATTCCAGTTAAGCCGCAAAAGGAAAGAGAAGAGGAGGAAAAAGTATGGGTGAAAGTGCCAGAATCCTCGTTGTCGACGACGATGAGAGTGTAA
- a CDS encoding V4R domain-containing protein — translation MAKVFVFDNHFFPLIAANERAVILRKSVYEALFNGVREKFGSAGEAMLYYQGFSIGFEIYDTYREIARSDAVEDLVEVAKAINMTLGWGIIDHVDIDMQRKSARLRVYQNFECELGVGNGKPYSQFYRGAVAGIFTRFFGKDVKVKETKCIAKGDQYCEFMVKAS, via the coding sequence GTGGCGAAAGTATTTGTTTTCGACAACCACTTCTTTCCATTAATTGCGGCGAACGAAAGAGCGGTCATCTTAAGAAAATCCGTTTACGAAGCTCTCTTTAATGGTGTTAGGGAAAAATTCGGGTCAGCCGGCGAAGCGATGCTTTATTATCAGGGTTTTAGCATAGGCTTTGAAATTTATGATACATATCGAGAGATTGCAAGGTCGGACGCTGTGGAGGATTTGGTTGAGGTGGCTAAAGCCATAAACATGACTCTGGGTTGGGGAATAATAGACCATGTAGACATAGACATGCAAAGGAAATCCGCACGACTTCGAGTATACCAAAACTTTGAATGTGAACTCGGTGTTGGAAATGGAAAGCCCTATAGCCAATTCTATAGAGGTGCTGTTGCTGGAATATTCACCCGCTTCTTTGGAAAGGATGTTAAAGTTAAAGAGACAAAATGCATTGCCAAGGGTGACCAGTACTGCGAATTCATGGTGAAAGCGTCTTAA
- a CDS encoding sugar phosphate isomerase/epimerase — protein MKTLSKPEIGVSTLHLLSEPFNKMVRKITNINASHIEIVDDGLHSLDKQRITRLMDIGKTYDVKFSVHAPFADINIASPSHSILKAMLKRLENSIKLASLLEAYIWVFHPGLKTGVSMFYPGEDWKQNRKTAQLLYKIASDYGLEIAIENVPEPYPFLMKGVKDFEKFYSEVSEPIGLALDIGHSNINGQTEHFLKMFADKIVHIHAHDNDGRNDLHLGIGYGTVDWHGFARLLREISYDKVVIVESVENVAESVQKLKEMLK, from the coding sequence ATGAAAACTTTGAGCAAACCAGAAATCGGAGTTTCAACCCTCCACCTACTAAGCGAACCCTTCAACAAAATGGTAAGAAAAATCACAAACATAAACGCCAGCCACATAGAAATTGTAGACGACGGTCTCCACTCTTTAGACAAGCAGAGAATTACGAGACTTATGGATATAGGGAAAACTTACGACGTGAAGTTCTCTGTTCACGCGCCATTTGCCGACATAAACATAGCCTCACCATCACACAGCATTTTAAAAGCCATGCTTAAACGACTAGAAAACTCCATAAAGCTGGCAAGCCTTTTAGAGGCATACATTTGGGTTTTCCATCCAGGATTAAAAACTGGTGTGAGCATGTTTTATCCCGGCGAGGATTGGAAACAAAACCGAAAAACTGCGCAGCTCCTCTATAAAATTGCCAGCGATTATGGTTTGGAAATAGCCATAGAGAACGTTCCTGAACCATACCCATTCCTAATGAAAGGCGTCAAAGACTTTGAAAAATTTTACAGTGAAGTTTCAGAGCCTATAGGCTTAGCCTTAGACATTGGACATTCAAACATTAATGGGCAGACAGAACATTTCCTAAAAATGTTTGCAGATAAAATTGTGCACATCCACGCCCACGACAACGACGGAAGGAACGACTTGCATCTTGGTATAGGCTATGGAACAGTGGACTGGCATGGGTTCGCAAGGCTGCTGCGGGAAATATCCTATGACAAGGTTGTGATTGTGGAGTCTGTTGAGAATGTTGCTGAAAGCGTTCAAAAGTTGAAAGAAATGCTTAAATGA
- the rnz gene encoding ribonuclease Z — MNLKVIFLGTAGSIPTPKRSLPAILIRRKGEQLLFDCGEGVQRQMIMAGASFNRKMKVFITHMHGDHVLGLPGLVQTMVLLDRDKKLEIYGPPGIRRFMEGIRETVQFGLTFPIEIHEIHEVGTVCEADEYTVQAIWANHVIPSLAYALVEKPRPGKFYPEKARALGVPEGPLWSKLQHGNEVKLPNGKIVKPEDVMGPPRKGRKIVYTGDTRPFDGLADFASNADLLIHDATLDDKLAERAYADGHSTPSQAAETAEKAKARLLVLTHVSARYEDPRMLLKQARKIFKNTRIAEDLMEIEIPLPEG, encoded by the coding sequence ATGAACTTGAAAGTTATTTTCTTAGGCACGGCTGGAAGCATTCCCACTCCAAAGAGGAGTTTGCCAGCCATATTGATAAGGCGTAAAGGCGAACAACTGCTCTTCGACTGTGGCGAGGGCGTCCAAAGGCAGATGATTATGGCTGGAGCCAGTTTTAATAGGAAAATGAAGGTGTTTATAACGCATATGCATGGGGACCATGTGCTGGGATTGCCAGGGCTTGTACAGACGATGGTTCTTCTTGACCGTGACAAAAAACTCGAAATCTACGGACCGCCAGGAATACGAAGATTCATGGAGGGCATAAGGGAAACGGTGCAGTTTGGCTTAACATTTCCTATAGAAATCCACGAAATCCATGAAGTCGGGACAGTATGCGAAGCGGATGAATACACGGTTCAAGCCATATGGGCAAACCACGTAATACCAAGCCTAGCCTACGCCCTTGTGGAGAAGCCCCGACCAGGAAAATTTTACCCAGAAAAAGCCAGAGCCCTAGGAGTACCAGAAGGACCTTTATGGTCAAAGCTTCAACACGGAAATGAAGTCAAGCTTCCAAACGGGAAGATTGTTAAACCAGAAGACGTCATGGGTCCGCCAAGAAAGGGAAGAAAAATAGTTTATACTGGGGACACTAGACCATTTGATGGTTTAGCGGATTTTGCGTCAAATGCTGATCTGTTAATTCATGATGCCACTTTGGATGATAAACTGGCTGAAAGAGCCTATGCGGATGGGCACTCAACTCCAAGCCAGGCGGCGGAAACCGCTGAAAAGGCTAAAGCTAGACTGCTGGTTTTAACGCATGTAAGTGCGAGATATGAAGATCCAAGGATGCTTCTTAAACAAGCGAGAAAAATTTTCAAAAACACTAGAATAGCCGAGGACCTCATGGAAATTGAAATTCCGCTACCAGAAGGCTGA